One genomic region from Haloterrigena gelatinilytica encodes:
- a CDS encoding CobW family GTP-binding protein, whose amino-acid sequence MTVNGPIPVTVVTGYLGAGKTTLINHVLSNPGGRRVAVIVNDMGEINVDADRIARETDEEGIVDLSNGCICCRLRGDLLEEARRLAERRTFDYLLVESSGISEPIPVAQVFTEGTDDSDVDPTTLFRLDTMVTVLDTYGFWKEFDAGERLPEGAQPDADRPLSEVLVEGIEFCDVLLLNKSDMVPEDVLEEIDAVVETLQPRAKRLRTSYCEVDPDVVLDTGRFDFERAKRSPGWKRHLRGGEDGHDHDAGRTAAEMHGVSSFVVRFDRPFHPERLAAWLEDWDSAIVRAKGVCYVANREQVIGVSQAGPSVRAGPIGEWRPDDDRRTRLVFIGRDMNEERIREELEACLVDGDDPEGTAATADPFPL is encoded by the coding sequence ATGACAGTAAACGGCCCGATTCCCGTCACCGTCGTCACCGGCTACCTCGGGGCGGGAAAGACGACGCTGATCAATCACGTGCTGTCGAACCCGGGCGGACGGCGGGTGGCGGTGATCGTCAACGACATGGGAGAGATCAACGTCGACGCGGACCGCATCGCGCGAGAAACCGACGAGGAGGGAATCGTCGACCTCTCGAACGGCTGCATCTGCTGTCGGTTACGGGGGGATCTCCTCGAGGAAGCACGGCGGCTGGCGGAGCGCCGAACGTTCGACTACCTGCTGGTCGAGTCCTCGGGGATCAGCGAACCGATTCCCGTGGCGCAGGTGTTCACCGAGGGGACCGACGACAGCGACGTGGATCCGACGACCCTGTTTCGGCTGGACACGATGGTGACCGTCCTCGATACGTACGGGTTCTGGAAGGAGTTCGACGCCGGAGAGCGGCTTCCGGAGGGTGCGCAACCGGACGCCGACCGGCCGCTGAGCGAGGTCCTCGTCGAGGGGATCGAGTTCTGCGACGTCTTGCTGCTCAACAAGTCCGATATGGTCCCCGAGGACGTCCTCGAGGAGATCGACGCGGTCGTCGAGACCCTCCAGCCGCGTGCGAAACGGCTCCGAACGAGCTACTGCGAGGTCGATCCGGACGTCGTACTCGACACCGGCCGGTTCGACTTCGAGCGGGCGAAGCGCTCCCCGGGGTGGAAGCGCCACCTCCGCGGGGGTGAGGACGGGCACGATCACGACGCGGGGCGAACCGCCGCCGAGATGCACGGCGTTTCGTCGTTCGTCGTCCGGTTCGATCGACCGTTCCATCCGGAGCGACTCGCGGCCTGGCTCGAGGACTGGGACAGCGCGATCGTCCGCGCCAAGGGCGTCTGTTACGTCGCGAACCGGGAGCAGGTGATCGGCGTCAGTCAGGCCGGGCCGTCGGTCAGGGCCGGCCCGATCGGCGAGTGGCGGCCCGACGACGACCGTCGCACGCGGCTCGTGTTCATCGGCCGAGACATGAACGAGGAACGGATTCGCGAGGAACTCGAGGCGTGTCTGGTCGACGGCGACGACCCGGAGGGGACGGCAGCGACGGCCGACCCGTTCCCGCTGTAG
- a CDS encoding GlcG/HbpS family heme-binding protein, translated as MVNSVQLDTAKEVIDAAEQRAEEIDNPMVIAVANSEGNLVAQHRMDGAWLASIDISRNKAYTAAALDMPTHELADPTRPGESLYGLQNTNQGRMVIFGGGYPLMRDGDVVGAIGVSGGAVEQDMDVAESGVDRFEENSP; from the coding sequence ATGGTCAATTCAGTACAGCTCGACACGGCGAAGGAGGTCATCGACGCGGCAGAGCAGCGAGCCGAAGAGATAGACAATCCGATGGTGATCGCGGTCGCGAACTCGGAGGGCAACCTCGTCGCCCAACACCGGATGGACGGCGCGTGGCTCGCGTCGATCGATATTTCGCGGAACAAGGCCTACACGGCGGCCGCGCTGGACATGCCGACGCACGAACTGGCCGATCCGACCCGGCCGGGCGAATCGCTGTACGGCCTGCAGAATACCAACCAGGGACGGATGGTCATTTTCGGCGGCGGATACCCGCTGATGCGAGACGGCGACGTCGTCGGGGCGATCGGCGTCAGCGGCGGCGCGGTCGAGCAGGACATGGACGTCGCGGAGTCGGGGGTCGACCGCTTCGAAGAGAACTCTCCGTAA
- a CDS encoding plastocyanin/azurin family copper-binding protein, giving the protein MTNEQRSREDVSRRGVLKGTAALAGTAALTGRAGAYRDVVDYPLPAAQGDVEGRSLSLLGIVGGWVGVAPAEIDGASNPPLRLMEGVENEIIWTNGDGSHHNFTVGDEEGEVLEATEFVEEQGESTSLTITPEEGMAQYYCIPHPVQMRGPIELVDPGEVHELSVRVEDENGDPLGAEVFVGDHHSFSDIAGRPDPDQQGEQGEESQEQEPDPGEQTGDDEQAETVPEGNETTDQGGNETDTGGAQEQGLEEETPADEDAPAIARFDMLEDGEYDLEVWTYGHERVTDTVEIDGEDQEITVTLPAVDPGEPTETFSMRLEDGQWVGQEPEAIADQANPTLELEADETYAIEWENGIGRLQPERENRVFEPLPGHNFVIASGGDTNEWNTYVRSPFTSEEGATQTVEFVADERMGVYLDQSQLDAVGEISIGGAADGEAAPAGDEPAEADGNETTTVNGNETADAAGNETIDGAGNETDDNATIEADNETIAGPANETADNETTDDD; this is encoded by the coding sequence ATGACAAACGAACAACGCTCACGCGAGGACGTTTCCCGTCGCGGCGTGCTGAAGGGAACGGCGGCGCTGGCCGGGACGGCCGCGCTCACCGGCCGTGCCGGGGCCTACCGCGACGTCGTCGATTACCCGCTGCCGGCCGCGCAGGGCGACGTCGAGGGGCGATCGCTCTCGCTGCTCGGCATCGTCGGCGGCTGGGTCGGCGTCGCGCCCGCGGAGATCGACGGCGCTTCGAACCCGCCGCTGCGACTGATGGAAGGCGTAGAGAACGAGATCATCTGGACGAACGGCGACGGGTCGCACCACAACTTCACCGTCGGCGACGAGGAAGGCGAGGTGCTCGAGGCGACGGAGTTCGTGGAGGAACAGGGCGAGTCCACCTCGCTCACGATCACTCCCGAAGAGGGAATGGCCCAGTACTACTGCATCCCGCATCCGGTCCAGATGCGCGGTCCGATCGAACTGGTCGATCCGGGGGAGGTCCACGAACTCAGCGTCCGCGTCGAGGACGAGAACGGCGATCCGCTCGGCGCCGAGGTGTTCGTCGGGGATCACCACTCCTTCTCCGACATCGCCGGCCGTCCCGATCCGGATCAGCAGGGAGAGCAAGGCGAAGAGTCACAGGAGCAAGAACCGGATCCGGGTGAACAGACGGGCGACGACGAGCAAGCGGAGACGGTGCCCGAGGGGAACGAAACCACCGACCAGGGCGGGAACGAAACGGACACCGGCGGCGCTCAGGAGCAAGGGCTGGAGGAGGAGACGCCGGCCGACGAGGACGCCCCGGCGATCGCCCGCTTCGACATGCTCGAGGACGGCGAGTACGACCTCGAGGTCTGGACCTACGGTCACGAGCGGGTCACCGACACGGTCGAAATCGACGGCGAGGATCAGGAGATCACCGTCACGCTGCCCGCCGTCGATCCGGGCGAACCGACCGAGACCTTCTCGATGCGTCTCGAGGACGGTCAGTGGGTCGGACAGGAGCCCGAGGCGATCGCCGACCAGGCGAACCCGACGCTCGAACTCGAGGCGGACGAGACCTACGCGATCGAGTGGGAGAACGGGATCGGTCGCCTCCAGCCCGAGCGGGAGAACCGGGTCTTCGAACCCCTCCCCGGCCACAACTTCGTGATCGCCAGCGGCGGCGACACCAACGAGTGGAACACGTACGTCCGCTCGCCGTTCACCAGCGAGGAAGGCGCCACGCAGACCGTCGAATTCGTCGCCGACGAGCGGATGGGCGTCTACCTGGACCAGTCGCAACTCGATGCGGTCGGCGAGATCTCCATCGGTGGCGCGGCCGACGGCGAGGCGGCTCCCGCCGGTGACGAACCGGCCGAGGCGGACGGCAACGAGACGACCACCGTGAACGGCAACGAAACCGCCGACGCGGCGGGCAACGAGACGATCGACGGAGCCGGTAACGAGACGGACGACAACGCGACGATCGAGGCCGATAACGAGACGATCGCCGGACCCGCTAACGAGACGGCCGATAACGAGACGACTGACGACGACTGA
- a CDS encoding glutathione-independent formaldehyde dehydrogenase: MDAVVYQGPQEVAVESVDEPEIEHENDVIVDITTTCICGSDLHMYEGRTSADPGIVFGHENMGNVIETGDAVTSLEEGDRVVMPFNVACGFCRNCENGYTGFCTNVNPGFAGGAYGYVAMGPYKGGQAEKLRVPYADFNALKLPEGDEHEDAFALLADIFPTGWHGTRLANLQPGESIAIFGAGPVGLMAAYSAKIQGASEIYVVDRVESRLDLAEDHCDARPINFEESDPVEQIKDLHGGGVDTGVDAVGYQAIDPETDPTDDAYDPARENPAVVINQLIQTVRPTGELGIPGLYVPSDPGAPDEMAAQGRLGIDFGKLFEKGQKLGTGQTNVKAYNRQLRDMIIEGRADPSWVVSHRVDLERAPEMYEKFDEREEGVIKVLLEP; this comes from the coding sequence ATGGACGCCGTCGTCTATCAGGGACCGCAGGAGGTAGCCGTCGAGTCGGTCGACGAGCCCGAAATCGAACACGAGAACGACGTCATCGTCGATATCACGACGACGTGCATCTGTGGGTCGGACCTCCACATGTACGAGGGGCGGACCTCGGCCGATCCGGGGATCGTCTTCGGTCACGAGAACATGGGCAACGTGATCGAGACCGGCGACGCCGTCACGTCGCTCGAGGAGGGCGACCGCGTCGTGATGCCGTTCAACGTCGCTTGCGGGTTCTGCCGCAACTGCGAGAACGGGTATACCGGGTTCTGTACCAACGTCAATCCCGGCTTCGCCGGGGGCGCGTACGGCTACGTCGCGATGGGACCGTACAAGGGCGGACAGGCGGAGAAACTCCGGGTCCCCTACGCCGACTTTAACGCGCTGAAACTGCCGGAGGGCGACGAACACGAGGACGCCTTCGCGCTCCTCGCGGACATCTTCCCGACGGGGTGGCACGGCACCCGACTCGCGAACCTGCAACCCGGCGAATCGATCGCGATCTTCGGGGCCGGTCCCGTCGGCCTGATGGCCGCCTACAGCGCCAAGATCCAGGGCGCCTCGGAGATCTACGTCGTCGACCGCGTCGAGAGCCGCCTCGACCTGGCCGAGGACCACTGCGACGCTCGCCCGATCAATTTCGAGGAGAGCGATCCCGTCGAACAGATCAAGGACCTGCACGGCGGCGGGGTCGACACCGGCGTCGACGCCGTGGGGTATCAGGCGATCGACCCCGAGACGGATCCGACCGACGACGCCTATGACCCGGCCCGAGAGAACCCGGCGGTCGTGATCAACCAGCTCATCCAGACCGTCCGCCCGACCGGAGAGCTCGGCATTCCGGGGCTGTACGTCCCGTCGGATCCCGGCGCGCCCGACGAGATGGCGGCCCAGGGACGACTCGGGATCGACTTCGGGAAACTCTTCGAGAAGGGCCAGAAGCTGGGTACCGGCCAGACCAACGTCAAGGCGTACAACCGGCAGCTCCGGGACATGATCATCGAGGGGCGGGCCGACCCCAGCTGGGTCGTCTCCCACCGCGTCGACCTGGAGCGCGCTCCCGAGATGTACGAGAAGTTCGACGAGCGCGAGGAGGGCGTCATCAAGGTCTTACTCGAGCCGTAG
- the fdhF gene encoding formate dehydrogenase subunit alpha, translating into MSSDQQEHHDPVETICPYCGVGCGIRIQQGDDPGDVQFTPWGDAPVNEGRICIKGGAATEVIDHEDRLTEPQIKEDGEFREATWEEAYEYVVDELERIRAEYGPDAVGFFGSSKTMNEENYLLQKLARRYGTNNVDNCTRMCHASTVWALRTSLGAGAMTNSMRDLREECDLFWIQGANPGEQHPIANSQYFRQAVLDGATVIQVDPHANKTTRSFQIDETERHQHLQLNPGTDIPLLNIVLKTILEHHEENPDDGWIDEEFVGERTEGFDHLRETLEEFDKEAAAEECGLPIEEIERAAEKYAAADNAAIFTGMGMSQHACGVDNVQNEINLALITGNIGRPGTGVNPLRGQNNVQGTCDVGAMPNVLPGYQLVDDDEARESVEDVWGFEIPDEPGLTNVEISYAAGDQIKGLYVMGENPVMSEPDANAVAERLDDLEFVVVQDIFPTETAEYADVLLPATTWAERGGTVTNTDRRVQRMRGVEKVHENTKHDLEILSEVGKRLFDDGDDLFDFDDPEEVFEELRQVCPSYHGMTYDRLGEEGIHWPCYEPGDEGDPFLYEEEFETESGLGHIEGVQHTPPAETPDDEYPLILTTARLEEHYNTGTMSTRSPTLNRQTPENFVDVHPADAERYGIEDGEYVRLQSRRGEITLEAHVTEDTKEGVVWTTPHFAAASANRLTNHVLDERAKIPEYKAAAAEIEVEVEPLGETADPAADD; encoded by the coding sequence ATGTCCAGCGATCAGCAAGAGCACCACGATCCGGTCGAGACGATCTGCCCGTACTGCGGCGTCGGGTGTGGCATTCGGATTCAGCAGGGGGACGACCCCGGCGACGTCCAGTTCACGCCGTGGGGCGACGCGCCGGTCAACGAGGGCCGCATCTGCATCAAGGGCGGCGCGGCGACGGAAGTGATCGATCACGAAGACCGACTCACCGAACCGCAGATCAAGGAGGACGGCGAGTTCCGCGAGGCCACGTGGGAGGAGGCCTACGAGTACGTCGTCGACGAACTCGAGCGGATCCGCGCCGAGTACGGCCCGGACGCCGTGGGCTTTTTCGGCTCCTCGAAGACGATGAACGAGGAGAACTACCTCCTCCAGAAGCTCGCGCGCCGGTACGGGACGAACAACGTCGACAACTGCACGCGGATGTGCCACGCCTCGACGGTCTGGGCGCTGCGGACCAGTCTGGGCGCCGGCGCGATGACCAACAGCATGCGCGACCTCCGCGAGGAGTGCGACCTGTTCTGGATCCAGGGGGCGAATCCCGGCGAGCAACACCCCATCGCCAACAGCCAGTACTTCCGACAGGCGGTCTTAGACGGCGCGACCGTGATCCAGGTCGATCCGCACGCGAACAAGACGACGCGGTCGTTCCAAATCGACGAGACGGAGCGCCACCAGCACCTGCAACTGAACCCCGGCACCGACATCCCGCTGTTGAATATCGTTCTGAAGACGATCCTCGAGCACCACGAGGAGAATCCCGACGACGGCTGGATCGACGAGGAATTCGTCGGAGAGCGCACGGAAGGGTTCGACCACCTGAGGGAAACGCTCGAGGAGTTCGATAAGGAGGCGGCAGCCGAGGAGTGTGGCCTCCCGATCGAGGAGATCGAACGCGCCGCCGAAAAGTACGCCGCGGCGGACAACGCGGCCATTTTCACCGGGATGGGGATGAGCCAGCACGCCTGCGGCGTCGACAACGTCCAGAACGAGATCAACCTGGCGCTGATCACCGGGAACATCGGCCGGCCCGGGACGGGCGTCAACCCGCTGCGCGGCCAGAACAACGTCCAGGGGACCTGTGACGTCGGCGCGATGCCGAACGTCCTCCCGGGCTACCAGCTAGTCGACGACGACGAGGCCCGCGAATCGGTCGAGGACGTCTGGGGCTTCGAGATTCCGGACGAGCCGGGGCTGACGAACGTCGAGATCTCCTACGCCGCGGGCGACCAGATCAAGGGCCTCTACGTCATGGGCGAGAACCCCGTGATGAGCGAACCCGACGCCAACGCCGTCGCCGAGCGTCTCGATGATCTCGAGTTCGTGGTGGTCCAGGACATCTTCCCGACCGAGACCGCCGAGTACGCCGACGTGCTCCTGCCGGCGACGACGTGGGCCGAACGCGGCGGCACCGTCACCAACACCGACCGCCGCGTTCAGCGCATGCGCGGCGTCGAAAAGGTTCACGAGAACACGAAGCACGATCTCGAGATCCTGTCCGAGGTCGGGAAGCGGCTCTTCGACGACGGCGACGACCTGTTTGATTTCGACGACCCGGAAGAAGTCTTCGAGGAACTCCGGCAGGTCTGCCCGAGCTACCACGGGATGACCTACGACCGCCTCGGCGAGGAGGGGATCCACTGGCCCTGCTACGAGCCGGGCGACGAGGGCGATCCGTTCCTCTACGAGGAGGAGTTCGAGACCGAGAGCGGGCTGGGCCACATCGAGGGCGTCCAGCACACCCCGCCCGCCGAAACCCCGGACGACGAGTACCCGCTGATCCTCACGACCGCGCGCCTCGAGGAGCACTACAACACGGGGACGATGAGCACTCGATCGCCGACGCTCAACCGCCAGACGCCGGAGAACTTCGTCGACGTCCATCCGGCCGACGCCGAGCGCTACGGGATCGAGGACGGCGAGTACGTCCGGTTGCAGTCCAGGCGCGGCGAAATCACGCTCGAGGCCCACGTCACCGAGGACACCAAGGAGGGCGTCGTCTGGACGACGCCGCACTTCGCGGCCGCTTCCGCGAATCGACTCACCAACCACGTCCTCGACGAGCGGGCGAAGATCCCCGAGTACAAGGCCGCCGCCGCCGAGATCGAGGTCGAGGTCGAACCGCTCGGCGAGACGGCCGATCCGGCCGCCGACGACTGA
- a CDS encoding sodium:calcium antiporter, which produces MSAAELVGLAALFLTGVVLVIWCVEVFIEAVARSAVSLGISGFFLAVLLAGIDLENAILGVTAAFVDLPTLALGTVFGESLFVLAVAVGVAGLAVPFRMAVPRIYLLLLVLVPLPAFALSLDGTLDWTDGAILTVLFIPLLAGIFWRERRSETTFLLSGEVEEVVDLEADAETAGAAGSTANAGADAEPNGGDRAPAPDRDADLDLDLDLDEFVPDLEGKSGRFSLAVALLAIVGMTVGSGLTVVSAEGIFVALGVSGLAFGATVLSFIASIEELALTVEPVRRGRAHLAVGNVVGSTVFYVTANVGIIALLRPVDTAGAVMTVHWPFLAACLLVVAGLFARGRVTRAGGAALIALYVGYWIANYA; this is translated from the coding sequence ATGAGCGCCGCGGAGCTCGTCGGTCTCGCCGCCCTGTTCCTGACGGGCGTCGTCCTCGTGATCTGGTGCGTCGAGGTCTTCATCGAGGCCGTCGCCCGGAGCGCCGTCTCGCTCGGTATCTCCGGCTTTTTCCTCGCGGTCCTCCTCGCCGGGATCGACCTCGAGAACGCGATCCTCGGTGTCACGGCGGCGTTCGTCGACCTCCCGACCCTCGCGCTCGGGACGGTGTTCGGCGAGTCGCTGTTCGTCCTCGCGGTCGCCGTCGGCGTCGCGGGGCTGGCCGTCCCCTTTCGGATGGCCGTCCCGCGGATCTACCTGCTGTTGCTCGTCCTCGTCCCCCTTCCGGCGTTCGCGCTCTCGCTCGACGGGACGCTCGACTGGACCGATGGCGCGATCCTGACGGTCCTGTTTATCCCGCTGCTCGCCGGCATCTTCTGGCGCGAGCGCCGCTCGGAGACGACGTTCCTGCTCTCGGGGGAGGTCGAGGAGGTCGTCGACCTCGAGGCGGACGCGGAGACGGCCGGAGCGGCGGGATCGACGGCGAACGCGGGCGCGGACGCGGAACCCAACGGGGGCGATCGAGCGCCCGCACCCGACCGCGACGCCGATCTCGATCTGGACCTCGACCTCGACGAGTTCGTCCCCGACCTCGAGGGGAAGAGCGGCCGGTTCAGCCTCGCCGTCGCCCTCCTCGCGATCGTCGGCATGACGGTCGGCTCCGGGCTCACGGTGGTGAGCGCCGAGGGGATCTTCGTGGCGCTGGGCGTCTCGGGGCTCGCGTTCGGCGCGACGGTGCTCTCATTCATCGCCTCGATCGAGGAGTTGGCGCTCACCGTCGAACCGGTCCGACGGGGCCGGGCCCACCTCGCCGTGGGGAACGTCGTCGGGAGCACGGTGTTCTACGTGACGGCCAACGTCGGAATCATCGCGCTGCTGCGCCCCGTCGATACCGCGGGCGCGGTGATGACGGTCCACTGGCCGTTTCTCGCCGCGTGCCTGCTCGTGGTCGCCGGACTGTTCGCTCGCGGTCGCGTGACGCGGGCGGGCGGCGCGGCGCTGATCGCGCTCTACGTCGGCTACTGGATCGCGAACTACGCGTGA
- a CDS encoding sodium:calcium antiporter — translation MVEDLLESAIEGQGPWFAYVVLVVGAVVLTYSVEKLISYLTRAAIGLGVSIFTLAIIFTGFEFDDTVVALVFGAGGLERVALGTAFGTALAITGITLAVAAIVRPFPVEVPRDYLALFVLSPFLLVPFVLAGTLGAVHGLVLVAAFVALLGYVVGREYQRDVPVFRDSEIAERIEADGGVPIDRLDLANIDRGTVLEEIPEDRFVTGSRHEGAFWLGLSLLALVGVAAGALLLEAGSEAIVESWGIEETVFGATVLTLVLTFENLLLTIEPVRRGIPEIGIGHVVGSVMFSVTANVGVIALVADVAIPPSVLVFHLPAVIGLTAVAAAAIATGRLRRRHGFVLAGLYAAYWLLALFVFGGVPIPD, via the coding sequence ATGGTCGAAGACCTCCTCGAGAGCGCCATCGAGGGACAGGGACCGTGGTTCGCGTACGTCGTTCTCGTCGTCGGGGCGGTCGTGCTCACCTACAGCGTCGAGAAACTCATCAGCTATCTCACCCGGGCCGCGATCGGTCTCGGCGTCTCGATCTTCACGCTCGCGATCATCTTCACGGGCTTCGAGTTCGACGACACCGTCGTCGCACTGGTGTTCGGCGCGGGCGGTCTCGAGCGCGTCGCGCTCGGCACGGCGTTCGGAACCGCGCTCGCGATCACCGGGATCACGCTGGCGGTCGCGGCGATCGTTCGGCCGTTTCCCGTCGAGGTGCCCCGGGATTACCTGGCGCTGTTCGTCCTCTCGCCGTTTCTCCTGGTTCCGTTCGTCCTCGCGGGCACGCTCGGCGCCGTCCACGGTCTCGTCCTCGTGGCGGCGTTCGTCGCCCTCCTCGGCTACGTCGTCGGCCGGGAGTACCAGCGCGACGTGCCGGTGTTCAGGGACTCGGAGATCGCGGAACGCATCGAGGCCGACGGCGGCGTGCCGATCGACCGACTCGACCTCGCGAACATCGACCGCGGAACGGTTCTCGAGGAGATTCCCGAGGACCGGTTCGTCACCGGATCGCGCCACGAGGGGGCGTTCTGGCTCGGCCTGTCGCTGCTCGCGCTCGTCGGAGTCGCCGCGGGCGCGCTCCTGCTCGAGGCGGGGTCGGAAGCGATCGTCGAGTCGTGGGGAATCGAGGAGACCGTCTTCGGCGCGACCGTCCTCACGCTGGTCCTGACGTTCGAGAACCTGCTGCTGACGATCGAACCGGTCCGCCGGGGGATCCCGGAGATCGGGATCGGTCACGTCGTCGGCAGCGTCATGTTCTCCGTCACGGCGAACGTCGGCGTCATCGCGCTCGTCGCGGACGTGGCGATTCCGCCGTCCGTGCTCGTCTTTCACCTCCCCGCGGTGATCGGCCTGACCGCCGTCGCCGCCGCCGCCATCGCCACCGGACGACTCCGGCGGCGACACGGCTTCGTCCTCGCCGGACTGTACGCCGCCTACTGGCTCCTCGCGCTCTTCGTCTTCGGCGGCGTTCCGATCCCGGACTGA
- a CDS encoding amphi-Trp domain-containing protein: MSDRVTLPEDRDRDRRTITDGFFEREVYLSRQETAAFLRELADQLEADTRVTVAGSTWEIPFEYRDPVEVEIEFASKRERELEIELEFTERGEGSDLSVR; encoded by the coding sequence ATGTCCGATCGAGTCACGCTCCCGGAGGATCGCGACCGCGACCGGCGGACGATCACCGACGGGTTCTTCGAACGAGAGGTGTACCTCTCGCGGCAGGAGACGGCCGCGTTCCTCCGGGAACTCGCCGATCAGCTCGAGGCCGACACGCGGGTGACGGTGGCGGGGTCGACGTGGGAGATCCCCTTCGAGTACCGCGATCCGGTCGAGGTCGAGATCGAGTTCGCGAGCAAGCGCGAGCGGGAACTCGAGATCGAACTCGAGTTCACCGAACGGGGCGAGGGATCGGACCTCTCCGTCCGCTGA
- a CDS encoding ArsR/SmtB family transcription factor has product MSLIEVLGNGTRLEILRELSRGPKYVSELAEAVGMDGTSAVHHLSTLEDADLVEWYMRGNRKYYRLTRSLELRIAPPPERTFVLQADEIDASDPSDR; this is encoded by the coding sequence ATGTCCCTGATCGAGGTACTGGGCAACGGGACCCGACTCGAGATTCTGCGCGAACTCTCCCGGGGGCCGAAGTACGTCTCCGAACTCGCCGAGGCGGTCGGCATGGACGGGACGAGCGCCGTCCACCACCTCTCGACGCTCGAGGACGCCGATCTGGTCGAGTGGTACATGCGCGGTAACCGGAAGTACTACCGACTCACGCGTTCGCTCGAGTTGCGGATCGCGCCGCCGCCGGAGCGGACGTTCGTCCTGCAGGCCGACGAGATCGACGCGTCGGATCCGTCCGATCGGTGA